Proteins from a single region of Trypanosoma brucei brucei TREU927 chromosome 7, complete sequence:
- a CDS encoding histone H2A, putative (Part of an H2 histone array. Number of copies in the array is uncertain.): MATPKQAVKKASKGGSSRSVKAGLIFPVGRVGTLLRRGQYARRIGASGAVYMAAVLEYLTAELLELSVKAAAQQTKKTKRLTPRTVTLAVRHDDDLGALLRNVTMSRGGVMPSLNKALAKKQKSGKHAKATPSV, translated from the coding sequence CaggcagtgaagaaggcgTCGAAGGGCGGGAGCAGCCGCTCTGTGAAGGCGGGGTTGATCTTCCCTGTGGGTCGCGTTGGTACGCTGCTGCGCCGCGGACAGTATGCCCGCCGCATCGGTGCTTCTGGCGCTGTGTACATGGCGGCTGTGCTGGAGTACTTGACTGCCGAACTGCTGGAGCTATCCGTGAAGGCTGCTGCCCaacagacgaagaagacgaagcGCTTGACGCCACGCACAGTAACCCTTGCTGTACGCCACGACGACGACCTTGGTGCGTTGCTGCGCAACGTGACCATGTCCCGCGGAGGTGTGATGCCGAGCCTCAACAAAGCTCtggcgaagaagcagaagagcgGAAAGCACGCGAAGGCGACGCCAAGCGTCTAG